Proteins from a genomic interval of Planctomycetota bacterium:
- a CDS encoding esterase family protein, whose product MVAFAAPVAAQPPAVDHDKDYVLTPVSTARGEGVPAGTTRMVVHNSSGGGVFPGTIRRVWVHLPAESILKTVGAEGLAVIVFQDGHAYVDEQGQFRAPVVIDNLVHAGTIPPVAAIFVDPGHSGRTLPGEKPGWQPAPNNRSVEYDTLSPTYAEFLEEVILSIAASDERLKAAGVRLTADPTRRAICGISSGGICAFTVAFERPDLFANVISHVGSFTDIRGGDHYPALVRKTKGAAKPIRVALQAGENDLDNQHGNWWLGNLQMQKALAFAGYDHLFIGGVGAHNGKHGGMVLPEMLAWIWRDWRGAARPEPAR is encoded by the coding sequence ATGGTCGCCTTTGCCGCGCCGGTGGCGGCCCAGCCGCCGGCGGTCGACCACGACAAGGACTACGTCCTCACGCCGGTGAGCACGGCGCGCGGCGAGGGTGTGCCGGCCGGAACGACGCGGATGGTCGTCCACAACTCATCAGGGGGGGGAGTTTTTCCCGGCACGATCCGCCGGGTGTGGGTTCACCTCCCCGCCGAGTCGATCCTGAAGACGGTCGGCGCCGAGGGGCTGGCCGTGATCGTGTTTCAGGATGGCCATGCCTACGTCGACGAGCAGGGGCAATTCCGCGCGCCTGTCGTCATCGACAATCTCGTCCACGCCGGCACGATCCCGCCGGTGGCGGCGATCTTCGTCGATCCCGGTCACTCCGGCCGCACGCTGCCGGGCGAGAAGCCCGGATGGCAGCCGGCCCCGAACAACCGCAGCGTCGAATACGACACGCTGTCGCCGACCTACGCCGAGTTTCTCGAGGAGGTGATCCTCTCGATCGCCGCCTCTGACGAGCGGCTGAAGGCGGCCGGCGTTCGGCTCACCGCCGACCCCACGCGGCGGGCGATCTGCGGGATCTCGTCGGGGGGCATCTGCGCCTTCACGGTGGCGTTCGAGCGGCCCGATCTGTTTGCCAACGTGATCAGCCACGTCGGCAGCTTTACCGACATCCGCGGGGGAGACCACTATCCGGCCCTCGTGCGGAAGACCAAGGGAGCGGCCAAGCCGATCCGCGTCGCCCTCCAGGCCGGCGAAAACGACCTCGACAACCAGCATGGCAACTGGTGGCTCGGCAATCTCCAGATGCAGAAGGCCCTGGCGTTCGCCGGCTACGACCACCTGTTCATCGGCGGCGTCGGCGCCCACAACGGCAAGCATGGCGGGATGGTGCTTCCCGAGATGCTCGCCTGGATCTGGCGCGATTGGCGCGGGGCGGCACGCCCCGAACCGGCGCGGTGA